CTCGGGTCGGTGCTGATCCTCTTCGGTATCTACCGATGGCTGACGCGCCACCATCACACCGACTCCCCGGGCTGGATGCGCTCGTTCTCCACCATCACCCCGCCACGGGCCGCGATAACGGCGGCGGCGTTGGTGGTGGTGCGGCCCGATGTCCTGTTCATTTGTGTTCCGGCGGGATTGGCGATCGGAGCCAGCGGACTGGACCTGGCGGATCGCTGGACAGCCGCGGCGTTCTTCGTCGCAGTCGCCGCGTCAACGGTCGCGGTGCCGATATTGGCCTATGCGGCCGCAGGCCACCGCCTCGATGACACGATGAGCCGGCTCAAGCACTGGATGGAGAAGAACAACGCCGCGCTGATGGCGGCCATTCTCATCGTGATCGGTGTGATGGTGCTGTACAACGGAATTCACGCGATGGCGTGAGGATTCAGCGGCGCACCGGCAGGGGCTCGACGCCGACGAGCGCGCAGCTCTTGGCGTACAGGTCGTCTTGTGCCGCTTGGTTTCTGGTGTAGCGGCGTACCGGGCTTGGGGTTTGGGCGGCGAGATAGTCCCCGTTGCGCCCGCGATGCTCCTGCGACACTGCCATGTCGGTGATCAGCTGGCTGGGCCGCTCCGGGGTGATCAGGGCCAGCATCACCAGCGACCGGACCGGCTGCGGTATCTCACGCCAGATCTCGGATCTGACATTGCCCGGGTGCAGTGCGTTCGAGGTGACCCCATCGGGCAGGCGGCGGGCCAGCGCATTGCTGAACATGAGGTTTCCCATTTTCGACTGCGCATACGCCGAGAAGGTGAAATAGAAACGCCTCCCTCGCCAAGTGTTTTCGTTGATCCTGCCTACGCTGTGAGCGACGGAGGCCAGGTGGATGATGCGGGCGTCACCGTCCGGTGCTGCCTGCAACTGCGGAAGCAGCAGGTGCGTCAGCAGAAAGGGACCCAGATAGTTCGCGCCCCACTGCAGCTCGAAGCCGTCCGCGGTCTTCGACTGACGCATCGGGGAACCGCCTGCATTGTTGATCAACACATCGATCTGGGGGTGCTGCGCGGACAGCTCGCCGGCGAAACGGCGGATGTGTTCGAAGGAGGACAGATCCAGCGACTGGATGTCGACCTGGGCGCCCGGAGTGGCGGCAAGGATCTCATCGCGCGCCGCCTCGGCCTTCTGCTGATTGCGGCAGGCCATCACGATGGTGTGCCCGTCCGCGGCCAGCCGCTGCGCGGTGGCCAGGCCGATTCCGGCGTTGGCGCCGGTGATCACGATGGTCTTGGGCATGTTGGTCTCCTCATCGAGCCGTCCGGAACAGGGGGCAGTCTCACACGGTGATGGCCGGCTGTCGACCGGGGGACTGCCAGATGAGGCGCAGAGCTCGCATCGCATAGACAAGGGCAATGGCGGTCAGTGCCACGCGGACGAGGTTGAGCATGTTCCACTGCAGTGCGAGGCGATGCAGCTCACTGGGGGTTTCGCCGAGGGAGCCGAAGAAGAGCGTCGTATTGAGCTTGACGATGACATAGACGGACAGGACAACGGCCGCGATCTCGGCGACACATGCCAGGAACAGCGAGAGCTTTTCGGGAGCTTTGCGTGGGGTGTGCACAAACCAGACGATCAGTGTGATGGCGGCGATCTGCGTGAGTGGGATGTAGTAGTACACCGGGTTGGTCACCTCGGTGAACTGCTGGAACGCCTTGAGCTGTTCCTTGCTGTCGCCGGCGATGTTCGGGCCGATCACGATGGCCTCGTAGAGGTTTCCGAAGAACCACATCGCGATCCCGAACACGGTGAAGTACATCAGTACCCGACGGCCCATCGGCACATACTCCCAAGATTGCGGTCCGATACGGCCAAAAGTCGTCGAAATGTGGCCGGCAGCAGCCTTTCGGCATAGCGCCGGGGACCGATACGGTCTGCGCGTGACCAAGGTATTGCTCTCGATCCACGTCCTGGCGGTGATTCTCGCGGTGGGACCAATAGCCGTGGCGGCCAGCATGTTTCCGGCGTTCGCGCGTCGGGCGTCGGCCTCGTCCGGGGGCAGCGCCGAGTTGGACAGCCTGCGCACACTGCATCGGGTCTGCCGGGTGTATGCGGTGGTGGGGATCGCCATTCCGATGTTCGGTCTGCCGCTGGCCGACCTCATGGGGGTGCTCGGCAGCCCCTGGCTGATCGCATCGCTGGTGCTCACGGGCGCGGCCGCGGCGGTACTGGCGTTTGTGATGCTGCCCCGCCAACAGCGTGTCTTGGCACAGTTGGGTGATGGAGAATCGCTTGACGTGCGGGTGTTCGCGCGCCTGGCGATGTTCACCGGGATCTTTAATCTGCTGTGGGCCGCGGTCACCGTGTTGATGATCGTGCGTCCCGGATCCAGCACCGGCGTCTAGATGGCGGAAAACCGCTAGCGTCCGCGGTCGCTCGTCCTGTGCAATCGGTGGGTGGACACCGCGACCGCCGCCCAGACCCGTAGGAGCTGGCTTCCTCTGCAATTCGCAGCTCTTGCCCTGGTGTGGGGTGCGAGCTTCTTGTTCATCAAGGTCGGGCTGCAAGGATTGTCGGCGCTGCAGGTCGCGGCAGCGCGCCTGGATTTCGGTGCCCTGACTCTCCTGTCTCTGGTTGTGCTGCTGAGGGTTCGGCTGCCGCGCGAACTCAGGGTGTGGGGACATATCACCGTCGTCTCGCTGACGTTGTGTGTCATTCCGTTTGTGCTGTATCCGTGGGCCGAGCAGACCATCGATTCCGGGCTGGCGAGTATCTACAACGCGGCAACCCCGCTGATGACCACCCTCGTGACTCTCGCGGCTTTGCGCGCCGAGCGCCCGGGACGCATGCAGCTGCTCGGTTTGGCGTTGGGGTTCCTGGGCGTGTGCGTGGTGCTGGCCCCGTGGCAGCTGATCGGTCATGGCGGGCCGGTGCTCGCGCAGTTCGCCTGTCTGGGGGCAACTCTGAGTTATGGAATCGGTTTCGTCTACATGCGCAAGTACCTCACGCCGCTGGGTCTACCCGCGCTGACGGTGGCCGGAATTCAGGTGGGCACAGGTGCGGTGCTGATGACCGTTGTGGTGGCCGTGGCCGACCATCACCGGATGGTTGCGACGCCAGCGGTGGTGCTCAGCATGCTGGCACTCGGGGTCCTGGGGACTGGGCTGGCGTATGTCTGGAACACCCGCATCATCAACGGCTGGGGCGCCACCGCGGCCTCCTCGGTGACCTACCTGACTCCGGTGATCGGTGTCCTACTGGGTGCGCTACTTCTGGGCGAGCGCATCGGCTGGCACGAACCGCTGGGCGGCGCGATCGTGATAGCCGGAATCATGCTGAGCCGCAAAGGCAGCTGACCTCACGTCAGCTGGGCCGGTGGTGCATGCGCCAGCGCAGCGGGGGCTCGCCGAATCGGCGTTGGAATGCGCGGCTGAATGCGGCATCGGAGGTGTATCCGACGGACCGGCCGATCTGACTCACCGCATCGGTGCTCGAACGCAACAGCTGTGCCGCGCGGTCCAGTCGTCGTTCGGTGATGTAACCGGCCGGTGGTTGACCCAACAGCTCGGTGAATCTCTGGGTGAATGCCGAGCGCGATTGCCGGGCGTGCTTGGCGAGCTCCGCGATCGACCACGGGTGCGCCAGGTCGTTGTGTATCGCAGTCAGCACGGGAGCAAGGCGCGGGTCCATGGCGGCGGTAAGCCAGCCGGGTTCGTTGCGATCGGATGTCGACCACTCGCGAAGTGCGTGGATGAACAGCAAGTCCAGGATCCGGGAGATCATCACCCACGAGCCCGGGCTGGGTGTGACGACCTCTGTCAGGATGAGCTGAAGCGACAACGGTAGCCATTCATGGCCCGGTCGAGCGGCGCGAACGACGATGGCGGGCGGCAACACCGACAGCAGTGGGTCCGCTGCCGCCCTTTCTGCCGTGAACCTCCCACTGATCCAGGCGATGGCACCGAGGGGCTCGTCCTCGCCGGGCGGCTCTCCTCCGGAGAGGCGGTGAGCCGTGCCCCGGGCCAGCAGCACCATGTCCCCGGCATCCAGGGCACACACCAGCTCGCCGTCGATATGCACACGGAGCCCGGGGGTTTCGGCGATGTGCAGTACGCGGTCGCTCTCGGGTACGGCGATATCGAACGGCGATTCGGAAGAGCAACGCCTCACGGCGTCGCCGCGCAACCGGATGGCGGACAAGATGCCGGAGAAGGCGTCAATGTCCGGCGATCCTGAGAAGCCACTGAGAGATTCTGGATGATCGGCAAAGTATCGCGGATCTCTGGTCATGCCACTTGCCTCATTATCCAAATATGTTGGTGTGGACCCACGAAGTCAATGGTGCCGCCGGCTGCGGGCACGACGGGGTTGTGGTCGTCCGACATCGAATGAGAGGCAGATATGTCCAGCAAACCGGCTATTGTCCTGGTCCACGGCTTCTGGGGTGGCGCCGCGCATTGGGGAAACGTGATCGTGGAACTGCACAAGCGCGGCTACGAAGACCTGCACGCGGTGGAGAACCCACTGACGTCATTGGCCGATGATGCGGCGCGCACGCGGCAGATGGTTCAGCAGATCGA
The nucleotide sequence above comes from Mycobacteroides saopaulense. Encoded proteins:
- a CDS encoding cupin domain-containing protein, which produces MTRDPRYFADHPESLSGFSGSPDIDAFSGILSAIRLRGDAVRRCSSESPFDIAVPESDRVLHIAETPGLRVHIDGELVCALDAGDMVLLARGTAHRLSGGEPPGEDEPLGAIAWISGRFTAERAAADPLLSVLPPAIVVRAARPGHEWLPLSLQLILTEVVTPSPGSWVMISRILDLLFIHALREWSTSDRNEPGWLTAAMDPRLAPVLTAIHNDLAHPWSIAELAKHARQSRSAFTQRFTELLGQPPAGYITERRLDRAAQLLRSSTDAVSQIGRSVGYTSDAAFSRAFQRRFGEPPLRWRMHHRPS
- a CDS encoding SDR family NAD(P)-dependent oxidoreductase, whose protein sequence is MPKTIVITGANAGIGLATAQRLAADGHTIVMACRNQQKAEAARDEILAATPGAQVDIQSLDLSSFEHIRRFAGELSAQHPQIDVLINNAGGSPMRQSKTADGFELQWGANYLGPFLLTHLLLPQLQAAPDGDARIIHLASVAHSVGRINENTWRGRRFYFTFSAYAQSKMGNLMFSNALARRLPDGVTSNALHPGNVRSEIWREIPQPVRSLVMLALITPERPSQLITDMAVSQEHRGRNGDYLAAQTPSPVRRYTRNQAAQDDLYAKSCALVGVEPLPVRR
- a CDS encoding DUF2269 family protein, encoding MTKVLLSIHVLAVILAVGPIAVAASMFPAFARRASASSGGSAELDSLRTLHRVCRVYAVVGIAIPMFGLPLADLMGVLGSPWLIASLVLTGAAAAVLAFVMLPRQQRVLAQLGDGESLDVRVFARLAMFTGIFNLLWAAVTVLMIVRPGSSTGV
- a CDS encoding anthrone oxygenase family protein; protein product: MGRRVLMYFTVFGIAMWFFGNLYEAIVIGPNIAGDSKEQLKAFQQFTEVTNPVYYYIPLTQIAAITLIVWFVHTPRKAPEKLSLFLACVAEIAAVVLSVYVIVKLNTTLFFGSLGETPSELHRLALQWNMLNLVRVALTAIALVYAMRALRLIWQSPGRQPAITV
- a CDS encoding DMT family transporter translates to MDTATAAQTRRSWLPLQFAALALVWGASFLFIKVGLQGLSALQVAAARLDFGALTLLSLVVLLRVRLPRELRVWGHITVVSLTLCVIPFVLYPWAEQTIDSGLASIYNAATPLMTTLVTLAALRAERPGRMQLLGLALGFLGVCVVLAPWQLIGHGGPVLAQFACLGATLSYGIGFVYMRKYLTPLGLPALTVAGIQVGTGAVLMTVVVAVADHHRMVATPAVVLSMLALGVLGTGLAYVWNTRIINGWGATAASSVTYLTPVIGVLLGALLLGERIGWHEPLGGAIVIAGIMLSRKGS
- a CDS encoding GAP family protein codes for the protein MAGSWGSVLTGLIPLGLVIALSPITVIPAVLVLQAPRPRPSGLAFLAGWLLGLAALMALCVAATGLLGGLHRSVPNWASWVRVVLGSVLILFGIYRWLTRHHHTDSPGWMRSFSTITPPRAAITAAALVVVRPDVLFICVPAGLAIGASGLDLADRWTAAAFFVAVAASTVAVPILAYAAAGHRLDDTMSRLKHWMEKNNAALMAAILIVIGVMVLYNGIHAMA